In Persicimonas caeni, a single window of DNA contains:
- a CDS encoding DUF6691 family protein, whose amino-acid sequence MKYLVSFGSGLLFALGLVVGGMTQPGKVVGFLDFAGDWDPSLAFVMGGAVVAYSVLYRLIVKKKRPLMEAKFHLPTRTDLDWRLIAGGATFGVGWGLAGYCPGPGLTAAATLSTPAVVFVIAMIGGMFLFGAFDKVVLNKRSKPQEPEQNPDLVGARVQVPSEN is encoded by the coding sequence ATGAAATACCTCGTGTCTTTTGGATCTGGACTGCTCTTCGCGCTCGGCCTTGTCGTCGGGGGCATGACTCAACCTGGCAAAGTCGTGGGCTTCCTCGACTTCGCCGGCGACTGGGACCCGAGCCTGGCCTTCGTGATGGGCGGGGCGGTCGTCGCCTACTCGGTGCTGTACCGCCTGATCGTCAAGAAGAAGCGCCCGCTCATGGAGGCGAAGTTTCACCTGCCCACGCGTACCGACCTCGACTGGAGGTTGATCGCCGGCGGCGCCACCTTCGGCGTCGGCTGGGGTCTGGCCGGCTACTGCCCGGGTCCGGGCCTGACGGCCGCGGCGACCCTGAGCACCCCGGCGGTGGTCTTCGTCATCGCCATGATCGGTGGGATGTTCCTGTTCGGCGCCTTCGATAAGGTGGTGCTCAACAAGCGCTCCAAGCCTCAGGAGCCCGAGCAGAACCCTGATTTGGTCGGCGCCCGCGTGCAGGTGCCTTCGGAGAACTAA
- a CDS encoding glutathione S-transferase N-terminal domain-containing protein: MSSTLNNAHSFLVSVARGGRGLMVTPHALANPPRPEEPIELYHFEACPFCRKVREVLSELDLEYVSRPCTKGEGENRAFVRSKGGKEQFPFLVDPNTGAEMFESEDIIDYLAQTYGGGRSTLGKLASPINTATAVAAGLLRHRGARLRRGANDQPKPDEMLVLYNFEASPYCRKVRETLDELGLDALVKNVAKKSKRRPELVERGGKMLVPYLADPNTGQEMYESDDIVAYLEETYG; encoded by the coding sequence ATGAGTTCGACCCTCAATAACGCCCACAGTTTTCTCGTCTCGGTCGCCCGCGGAGGCCGCGGCTTGATGGTCACCCCGCACGCGCTGGCCAACCCGCCGCGGCCCGAAGAGCCGATCGAGCTGTACCACTTCGAGGCGTGCCCGTTTTGCCGCAAGGTGCGCGAGGTCTTGAGCGAGCTCGACCTGGAGTACGTCTCGCGCCCCTGTACCAAGGGTGAGGGCGAAAACCGCGCCTTCGTGCGCTCGAAGGGCGGCAAAGAGCAGTTCCCGTTTCTGGTCGACCCGAATACCGGCGCCGAGATGTTCGAGTCGGAGGACATCATCGACTACCTCGCCCAGACCTACGGCGGCGGGCGCAGCACGCTGGGCAAGCTCGCCTCGCCCATCAACACGGCCACGGCGGTCGCCGCCGGGCTGTTGCGCCACCGCGGCGCGCGCCTTCGCCGCGGGGCCAACGATCAGCCCAAGCCCGACGAGATGCTCGTCCTCTACAACTTCGAGGCCTCCCCGTATTGCCGCAAGGTGCGCGAGACGCTCGACGAGCTCGGCCTGGACGCGCTGGTCAAGAACGTCGCCAAGAAAAGCAAGCGCCGCCCCGAACTCGTCGAACGGGGCGGCAAAATGCTTGTTCCTTACCTGGCCGATCCTAACACCGGCCAAGAGATGTACGAGTCAGACGACATCGTCGCCTACCTCGAAGAGACGTACGGCTGA
- a CDS encoding YeeE/YedE family protein, with protein MENFTPIASTIGGLLIGLSAALMLLFHGRIAGISGIFRGVLQPKKGEFAWRAAFIGGLLAGGAALVFMTPELFAVSIDRSLVAVAAAGLLVGFGTRLGNGCTSGHGVCGMSRLSARSFVATASFMTAGAITVFIVNHLLGGAV; from the coding sequence AAACTTCACACCCATCGCCTCGACTATCGGAGGCTTGCTTATCGGCCTGTCGGCAGCCCTGATGCTGCTCTTTCACGGCCGCATCGCCGGCATCAGCGGCATCTTTCGCGGGGTGCTGCAGCCCAAAAAGGGCGAATTCGCCTGGCGCGCCGCCTTCATCGGCGGACTGCTCGCCGGCGGCGCCGCCCTGGTGTTCATGACGCCTGAATTGTTCGCGGTCAGCATCGACCGCTCGCTTGTCGCCGTGGCCGCCGCCGGCTTGTTGGTCGGCTTCGGTACCCGGCTGGGTAACGGCTGCACCAGCGGCCACGGCGTGTGCGGTATGAGCCGCCTGTCGGCCCGCTCGTTTGTCGCCACTGCTTCGTTCATGACCGCTGGCGCTATCACCGTCTTCATTGTGAATCACCTGCTTGGAGGTGCGGTATGA
- a CDS encoding rhodanese-like domain-containing protein: MAQSNTKEAQWADITNRAGIPEVETDWVADHFDEVRVIDVRERDELEGSLGHIAGIEHVPLGDVWEASKKWNLGDKIVVLCRSGGRSGRAARSLETNGFTRVASMAGGMLKWNDEGRPVVRNL; the protein is encoded by the coding sequence ATGGCACAAAGCAATACCAAAGAGGCCCAGTGGGCCGACATCACCAACCGCGCCGGCATCCCCGAAGTCGAGACCGATTGGGTCGCCGATCATTTCGACGAGGTGCGCGTCATCGACGTGCGTGAGCGCGACGAGCTCGAAGGCTCCTTGGGACATATCGCAGGCATCGAGCACGTGCCCCTGGGCGACGTGTGGGAGGCCTCGAAAAAATGGAACTTGGGCGATAAGATTGTCGTACTTTGCCGAAGTGGTGGTCGCTCGGGCCGCGCAGCGCGCTCGCTCGAGACCAATGGATTTACCCGCGTGGCCTCGATGGCCGGCGGCATGCTCAAGTGGAACGACGAGGGGCGTCCGGTCGTCCGGAACCTGTAG
- a CDS encoding MBL fold metallo-hydrolase gives MEIKSFFDDRTWTFTYVVWDAETRDAVVIDPVLDYEPQASKTWTESAEEVIDFVKGKELNLHYILETHAHADHLSGSQIIKDAFPEAKIGIGKRITDVQEVFKGVFDLPEDFATDGRQFDLLLEEGETLKAGTIEIDTIYTPGHTPACATYKIDDAVFTGDAMFMPDMGTGRCDFPGGSAEDLYDSIQKLYELPDDTRVFVGHDYQPGGREVKWESTIAEQKANNVQLPEGRSKEEFVKFRTERDATLDAPKLLFQSVQVNVDAGKLPEPHANEVRYLRIPINVFKPQRDEGETELEEV, from the coding sequence ATGGAAATCAAATCTTTCTTTGACGATCGCACCTGGACCTTCACCTACGTTGTTTGGGACGCCGAGACGCGCGACGCCGTGGTCATCGACCCCGTGCTCGACTACGAGCCGCAGGCATCCAAGACCTGGACCGAGTCCGCTGAAGAAGTGATTGACTTTGTCAAAGGCAAAGAGCTCAACCTCCACTATATCCTGGAGACCCACGCTCACGCCGATCACCTCTCCGGCTCCCAGATCATCAAGGATGCCTTCCCCGAGGCCAAGATCGGCATCGGCAAGCGCATCACCGACGTCCAAGAAGTCTTCAAGGGCGTGTTCGACCTGCCCGAAGACTTCGCCACCGACGGCCGTCAGTTCGACCTGCTCCTCGAAGAGGGCGAGACGCTGAAGGCCGGTACCATCGAGATCGACACGATCTACACCCCGGGCCACACCCCGGCGTGCGCGACCTACAAGATCGACGACGCCGTCTTCACCGGCGACGCGATGTTTATGCCCGACATGGGCACCGGTCGCTGCGACTTCCCGGGCGGCAGCGCCGAAGATCTGTACGACTCGATCCAGAAGCTGTACGAGCTTCCCGACGACACCCGCGTGTTCGTGGGCCACGACTACCAGCCCGGCGGTCGCGAGGTGAAGTGGGAGTCGACCATCGCCGAGCAGAAGGCCAACAACGTCCAACTGCCCGAAGGCCGCTCCAAAGAGGAGTTCGTCAAGTTCCGCACCGAGCGTGACGCCACGCTCGACGCGCCCAAGCTTCTCTTCCAGAGCGTGCAGGTCAACGTCGACGCCGGTAAGCTCCCCGAGCCGCACGCCAACGAGGTGCGCTACCTGCGCATCCCCATCAACGTCTTCAAGCCCCAGCGCGACGAAGGCGAGACGGAGCTCGAGGAGGTCTAA